The Triticum aestivum cultivar Chinese Spring chromosome 7B, IWGSC CS RefSeq v2.1, whole genome shotgun sequence genome window below encodes:
- the LOC123157069 gene encoding disease resistance protein RGA5, with translation MAAQAMVTASTGAMNSVLSKLATLLEDECNPHTRNRIIALRCALTSMRSFLERRAAASMKDMDPLVEGWMKQVRDMTYDLEDCIDDFVCSDAPGNTNSVAQLIKVVTWRRQYTSLLQELKEQVSGASERRWRYGVVCDPGDPLPIPSVVTNGLLPVFSAHVGCGLVGIEGSRDRLIKLLDPDDKKQLKMVSIVGSRGIGKTTLAMDVYQSLKERFNCHTIVSVSSGDDLRIILTSILSQVGVQEHDFRECDEEQLIHKLSELLKTRRYFIVIEDIWDVSAWKIIRWAFPDNGCGSRILVTTCISSIASPSCYFGKDDIFKMVPLSDTEARKLFFMRIFHPEDCCPLHLKENSFDILKKCGGIPLAIITVASLLATKSDENEWKRVRDAIGSVFGKSATPEGMKQILHVAYFDLPVHLRTCLLYLSIFPKGYVINKAQLIRRWMGEGFIIEEHVKSSEEVGECYFSELVNRGLIQPVCIRYDGRIESCQVQNMIWDFILSKSSEENFVTRYDDRHGIFGLQDRIRRLSLYCGRHEKDSFILSAITASHIRSLTIVVTDKEMPTLANFQALRVLDVESSGELEDDNYLQKIGKPRLLKYLRLQTKRFTELPEQVAELQFLQTLDLTSALISRLPHSIVRLKQLIYLLVKNIKLPDEIGELQVLQELSHVEVESSNSPNSLEELGRLSRLRVLGLNWCISDTDSSMEICADSLISSLDKLGSSNLQSLHIGTGSGCSLDFLLDSLSAPFNHLHEFRMTSDYYFPKIPGWMTTLVSLRVLEINIDTVGEEALKILGKLPSLLVLLLSVKSLAQNQGLTITSCGFRCLKQFDFICSNVLDMVMFEQGSMLALENLHLKFRVKGVFVNYGFQFDIEHIAALRYLRVDIACEDAEAREMEVVEDAIRSATSTHPGHPRLELRRLGEEDVMHGEGTDVESEEMMEEDHTSPAGAAYYNYNTFRSYMLHFWHFPELIVRWIKTQTRVTRLPSTVSMDKPPQRSPPTEEATCSEVDAEAEKFIQRFREQLQQQRLESIFKYTHKLKRRDGGTR, from the exons ATGGCAGCACAAGCAATGGTGACCGCATCCACAGGGGCGATGAACTCTGTCCTCTCAAAGCTCGCCACCCTGCTGGAGGATGAGTGCAACCCGCACACGAGGAACAGGATCATTGCCCTAAGGTGTGCGCTGACCAGCATGAGAAGCTTCCTTGAGAGGAGGGCGGCGGCTAGCATGAAGGATATGGATCCATTGGTCGAGGGGTGGATGAAGCAGGTCCGGGACATGACCTATGATTTGGAGGATTGCATCGACGATTTTGTGTGCTCAGATGCCCCAGGTAACACCAACAGTGTAGCTCAGCTGATCAAGGTGGTAACATGGAGGCGTCAGTACACCAGCCTGCTGCAAGAACTCAAGGAACAAGTCTCTGGGGCATCTGAGAGGCGCTGGAGGTACGGGGTCGTCTGCGATCCTGGGGATCCGTTGCCCATACCTTCTGTTGTAACCAATGGTCTTCTACCCGTCTTCAGTGCTCATGTGGGGTGTGGACTTGTCGGTATAGAAGGCTCGAGGGACCGACTGATCAAGTTGCTAGATCCAGATGACAAGAAACAGCTGAAGATGGTGTCAATTGTTGGATCCAGAGGTATCGGCAAGACTACGCTTGCCATGGATGTGTATCAAAGCCTCAAAGAGAGATTTAATTGCCATACCATCGTCTCAGTGTCCAGCGGTGATGATCTGAGGATTATTCTTACAAGTATACTATCTCAAGTCGGCGTGCAGGAACATGACTTCAGAGAATGCGATGAGGAACAGCTCATCCATAAACTAAGTGAACTCCTCAAGACTAGGAG GTATTTCATTGTTATTGAAGATATATGGGACGTATCTGCATGGAAAATAATCAGATGGGCTTTCCCTGATAATGGCTGTGGCAGTAGAATATTGGTCACAACGTGCATCAGTTCCATAGCCAGCCCAAGCTGCTATTTTGGCAAAGACGATATATTTAAAATGGTACCTCTTAGTGACACTGAGGCCAGAAAGTTATTTTTCATGCGAATATTTCACCCTGAAGATTGCTGTCCTCTTCATTTGAAAGAAAATTCTTTTGATATCTTGAAGAAATGTGGTGGTATACCACTAGCAATCATTACTGTAGCTAGCTTGTTAGCTACGAAATCAGATGAAAATGAGTGGAAGAGAGTTCGAGATGCTATTGGCTCCGTATTTGGTAAAAGTGCTACTCCAGAAGGGATGAAGCAGATACTACATGTTGCATATTTTGATCTCCCCGTCCATTTAAGAACATGCTTGTTATATCTGTCGATCTTTCCAAAAGGTTATGTTATTAATAAGGCACAGCTGATACGGAGATGGATGGGTGAAGGGTTTATTATTGAAGAGCATGTAAAGAGTTCAGAGGAAGTAGGAGAGTGTTATTTCAGTGAGCTTGTTAACAGGGGTCTTATCCAACCAGTTTGCATCCGATATGATGGTCGAATAGAATCTTGCCAAGTTCAGAACATGATTTGGGATTTCATTTTGTCTAAATCTTCTGAAGAGAATTTTGTAACCAGATATGATGATCGTCATGGCATTTTTGGACTACAAGATAGGATTCGCCGCCTATCCCTTTATTGTGGTCGTCATGAAAAAGATAGCTTTATCCTATCTGCAATAACTGCTTCTCATATTCGATCGCTCACCATTGTTGTGACTGATAAAGAGATGCCTACTCTTGCAAACTTTCAAGCACTTCGAGTTCTTGATGTTGAAAGTAGTGGGGAGTTGGAAGATGACAATTATCTTCAAAAAATAGGGAAACCACGCCTGTTAAAGTATCTACGGCTTCAAACAAAAAGGTTCACTGAGCTGCCAGAACAAGTAGCAGAACTGCAGTTCCTCCAGACACTGGATCTTACTAGTGCTCTGATAAGCAGACTGCCCCACAGTATTGTTCGACTGAAGCAGCTGATTTATTTACTTGTTAAAAATATAAAATTGCCAGATGAAATTGGAGAATTGCAGGTTCTGCAGGAGCTCTCCCATGTTGAAGTTGAGAGCAGTAACTCGCCAAATTCTTTGGAGGAGCTGGGCCGTTTGAGTAGGTTGAGGGTTCTCGGGCTAAATTGGTGCATTAGTGACACAGATAGTTCTATGGAAATTTGTGCCGATAGCTTGATCTCCTCACTTGACAAACTCGGCAGTTCCAACCTCCAATCTCTTCATATTGGCACTGGTTCAGGGTGTTCCCTGGATTTTTTGTTGGATTCCTTGTCTGCTCCTTTTAACCACCTCCATGAGTTTCGGATGACCTCTGATTACTATTTTCCAAAAATACCGGGATGGATGACCACACTTGTTAGCCTCAGAGTTCTGGAGATCAACATTGATACAGTGGGAGAGGAAGCACTTAAGATCCTTGGGAAATTGCCTTCTCTGCTAGTTCTCTTGCTGTCGGTGAAATCTTTAGCTCAGAATCAAGGACTCACCATCACAAGCTGTGGATTCCGATGTCTAAAGCAATTTGACTTCATTTGTTCGAATGTTTTGGACATGGTGATGTTTGAACAAGGGAGTATGCTTGCACTGGAAAATCTCCACCTCAAGTTTCGAGTAAAAGGAGTGTTTGTGAATTATGGTTTTCAGTTTGACATTGAGCATATTGCTGCCCTCAGATATCTCCGTGTAGATATTGCCTGCGAGGACGCAGAGGCTAGGGAGATGGAAGTTGTAGAGGATGCTATTAGGAGTGCAACCAGCACTCATCCTGGTCATCCTAGACTTGAACTCCGGAGGTTGGGGGAAGAGGATGTGATGCATGGTGAAGGGACAGATGTGGAGTCTGAAGAAATGATGGAAGAGGATCACACTTCTCCGGCT GGAGCTGCCTACTACAATTATAACACTTTCAGGTCATATATGTTACATTTTTGGCACTTCCCTGAGTTGATAGTTCGGTGGATCAAAACACAAACAAGAGTGACGAGGTTGCCATCGACGGTGAGCATGGACAAGCCGCCGCAGCGGTCGCCTCCGACAGAGGAAGCCACCTGCTCCGAGGTGGATGCCGAGGCGGAGAAATTCATCCAGAGATTCCGCGAGCAACTGCAGCAGCAGCGCCTCGAATCCATCTTCAAGTACACCCATAAGCTCAAGCGCCGCGACGGGGGCACCCGGTAG
- the LOC123158971 gene encoding disease resistance protein RGA4 yields MEAAVVSSVVGAVVTKLHKMIEDDSMLRVDLKKSLHDIKKEMQMMTKAIVMYGESKDHWPWILELQELAYDTEDCLDIFEEKAACEAGVPWYRRKLHQLRTVNIRTQFARELKVLKQRVLEAFGRRDRYIGSNTLSAPVELGASSKFTSYTPESELVGITKPKAELLELLGEEEKPRRVVSILGPRGIGKTTLARVVYDDTCVKSQFPCRAWVVASQHRGDKEILKEILRQVKVSSSSDADLGEDLNMHLQTNTRYLIVIDDMQTSLLDTIGSYFSSNGRIIVTTNMQSIANSCSTNGGYIYRMEALNKEDSKALLLKIVLGDVTKSPSPHFEEGSESILKKCEGLPLGIVNIANYLKEQGPEKITVASCKNMCRNLGSRMHSNDALARMKKVLIHSYDNLPSHDLKTCLLSVSIYPKDQPIKRKSLVRRWLAEGFAVKVVSCKDNDVACEHFEGLINRSIIQPVDICNSVGVKTCRLHGIMLDFIVHKSACENFITLIHNDEIITNKSSDCAVRRLSLHKPNEEGGKAVMGIDISQIRSLTIFEHTGQALVDFRKCKLLRVLDLENCKELTDCDLDSICKLLQLKYLSLRGTDVSRLPKEIAKLLHLGTLDIRGTRVNMLPKEVLNLPELTHLFGKFELSCELGRAATRGNSQSLFLGDSKLQTLAGFLIGESQTFQKILLGMKKLRKVKILAESTPNSVITELLVYSLKKKFIGANPLDSLSVDFGDHSIDFLDSLDACCALTSIKLHGNLTRLPTFITSLHGLLKLHLVSTGLDSEVLSTLQNLHLLIYLKLVEDRLEFGNGSFNVEKEGFQSLQRLCIQAQKLPQMSIAEGAMQHLYSLQLICADISGVHEDEIKHLEGLKEITLAPTVGAGTRRSWEAAVKQHRNRPVIMD; encoded by the exons ATGGAGGCGGCTGTGGTAAGTAGCGTCGTAGGCGCTGTGGTAACCAAGCTCCACAAGATGATTGAAGACGACAGCATGCTGCGGGTCGATCTTAAGAAATCCCTCCACGACATCAAGAAGGAGATGCAGATGATGACCAAGGCCATCGTCATGTACGGTGAGTCCAAGGACCACTGGCCATGGATCCTCGAGCTGCAGGAGCTGGCGTACGACACGGAGGACTGCCTAGATATCTTCGAGGAGAAGGCGGCATGCGAGGCCGGCGTGCCATGGTACCGCCGGAAGCTTCACCAGTTAAGAACGGTGAACATCCGCACTCAGTTTGCCAGAGAGCTCAAGGTTCTCAAGCAACGCGTTCTGGAAGCATTTGGGCGGAGAGACAGGTACATCGGCAGCAACACCCTATCTGCACCGGTGGAGCTGGGCGCCTCCTCAAAATTCACCTCCTACACCCCGGAGTCTGAGCTCGTGGGCATCACCAAGCCAAAAGCAGAGCTTCTTGAATTGCTTGGGGAGGAAGAGAAACCAAGGAGGGTGGTCTCCATCTTGGGACCTCGCGGCATCGGGAAGACAACTCTTGCTAGGGTGGTCTATGATGACACTTGTGTGAAGAGCCAATTTCCTTGCCGTGCTTGGGTTGTGGCCTCGCAGCACAGAGGAGACAAAGAGATTCTGAAGGAGATACTCCGACAAGTCAAGGTCTCCTCCTCTTCTGATGCGGATCTCGGTGAAGATCTCAATATGCACCTGCAGACTAATACGAG GTACTTAATTGTAATTGATGACATGCAGACTTCTCTACTGGATACGATCGGGTCTTACTTCTCCAGTAATGGCAGAATCATTGTGACCACAAATATGCAGTCCATAGCCAATAGCTGCAGCACGAATGGGGGTTATATATACAGAATGGAAGCTCTTAACAAAGAAGATTCTAAAGCTTTGCTTTTAAAAATTGTTCTTGGTGATGTGACAAAATCTCCTTCACCTCATTTTGAGGAAGGTTCAGAAAGCATCTTGAAGAAATGTGAAGGCTTACCACTTGGCATAGTAAACATTGCAAATTATTTGAAAGAACAAGGGCCAGAAAAGATCACAGTCGCTAGTTGCAAAAATATGTGCAGAAATCTAGGTTCTCGTATGCATAGTAATGATGCTCTTGCAAGAATGAAGAAAGTGCTCATCCATAGCTATGACAATCTTCCTAGCCATGATCTAAAAACCTGCTTGCTTTCCGTAAGCATATACCCGAAGGATCAGCCAATCAAAAGAAAAAGCCTAGTTAGAAGATGGTTAGCCGAAGGATTTGCGGTCAAAGTTGTCAGTTGCAAAGACAACGATGTTGCTTGTGAACATTTTGAGGGCTTGATCAACAGGAGTATCATTCAACCAGTAGACATTTGCAACAGTGTTGGTGTGAAGACGTGTCGCCTTCATGGTATAATGCTTGATTTCATAGTACACAAGTCAGCCTGTGAGAATTTCATTACTCTGATTCACAATGATGAAATCATAACCAATAAAAGTTCTGATTGTGCTGTCCGTCGACTCTCTCTCCATAAACCAAATGAAGAAGGTGGCAAAGCAGTAATGGGAATAGATATATCCCAGATCAGATCACTAACAATCTTTGAGCATACTGGCCAAGCTCTTGTGGATTTTCGCAAGTGCAAGTTGCTGCGAGTGTTAGATCTTGAAAACTGCAAGGAGCTTACTGATTGCGACCTTGACAGCATATGCAAATTACTGCAACTGAAGTATCTGAGCCTTAGGGGTACTGATGTCAGTAGGCTTCCGAAGGAAATAGCGAAGCTGCTCCATTTGGGAACACTGGACATACGGGGTACAAGAGTGAACATGTTGCCCAAAGAAGTTCTGAATCTACCAGAGTTAACTCACTTGTTTGGAAAATTTGAGCTGTCTTGTGAACTTGGCAGGGCTGCTACAAGGGGCAATAGCCAGTCCTTATTTTTGGGGGATAGCAAATTGCAAACTTTGGCTGGATTTCTGATAGGTGAGAGTCAGACTTTTCAAAAGATTTTACTCGGTATGAAGAAACTGAGGAAGGTTAAAATACTGGCCGAGAGTACTCCAAATAGTGTTATAACTGAGCTTCTAGTCTATTCACTCAAAAAGAAATTCATTGGCGCCAATCCTCTTGATTCTCTATCAGTTGATTTTGGTGATCACTCCATAGACTTCCTGGACTCCCTTGATGCCTGCTGTGCTCTTACTTCGATCAAACTGCACGGTAACCTAACGAGATTGCCTACCTTTATCACATCGCTGCATGGATTATTGAAGTTGCATCTGGTATCGACGGGCTTAGATAGCGAGGTTCTATCAACACTGCAAAATTTACATCTATTGATTTATCTGAAGTTAGTTGAGGATCGCCTTGAATTTGGCAATGGAAGCTTCAATGTTGAAAAGGAGGGATTCCAAAGCCTTCAACGACTCTGCATCCAGGCACAAAAACTTCCACAAATGAGTATCGCGGAGGGAGCTATGCAGCATCTCTACTCTCTTCAGTTGATTTGTGCAGACATCAGTGGTGTTCATGAAGACGAGATTAAACATCTCGAGGGCCTCAAGGAAATAACCCTTGCTCCTACGGTTGGTGCAGGCACAAGGAGATCATGGGAAGCAGCAGTGAAGCAGCATAGAAACAGGCCAGTGATTATGGATTAA